Proteins from a single region of Chloroherpeton thalassium ATCC 35110:
- a CDS encoding ABC transporter permease, with amino-acid sequence MHKIFIIIQKEYLERIRSKGFLFSTLLIPLFLASSILIPIVVADGSSASSKVIIAFDDRTGHLQTSFMNSLSTEEDILIFPVKVIGDAGELQLRQDLERRALSGYLRVEKVDGKYSAFYTSQSSVDPRLKKLLKQALKDAILTLTLKSIGLSETQIRQFQEPLELKTFRLTDGESNENSAEAQLLISYLMVFLIYGTTLIYGLQVMNAVIDEKSSRVMEILISSVKPYQLMVGKILGVGLVALTQYFIWILAGLLFLFPGLAQLSQVLHTDFSLHFPPGLGFLFVVFFLMGYLIYASIYAAIGSVVEHSQDAQPLQTPVTLLIITPVLLLSFIMKTPDSIVSIMLSMVPFFSPILMIARMSLGYVPMWQVVGSLVLMSATIISITLAAAKIYRIGVLMYGKKPKLTEMLKWLRYS; translated from the coding sequence ATGCATAAAATTTTCATCATCATCCAAAAAGAATATCTTGAGCGCATTAGAAGCAAAGGGTTTCTTTTTTCTACGTTGCTCATTCCACTATTTCTGGCCAGTTCAATTCTCATTCCCATCGTGGTTGCGGACGGAAGTTCCGCTTCATCGAAAGTCATCATTGCGTTTGACGACAGAACCGGGCATTTGCAGACTTCTTTCATGAACTCGCTTTCGACGGAAGAGGATATTTTGATTTTTCCGGTAAAAGTGATTGGCGACGCGGGCGAACTTCAACTAAGGCAAGATTTGGAGCGCCGCGCGCTCAGTGGCTATCTACGAGTCGAGAAAGTAGATGGAAAATATTCTGCGTTTTATACCTCGCAAAGTTCAGTCGATCCGCGCTTAAAAAAGCTTTTAAAACAAGCGCTTAAAGACGCCATTTTGACGCTAACTCTAAAATCCATCGGTTTGAGCGAAACCCAAATTCGCCAATTTCAAGAGCCATTGGAGTTGAAGACATTTCGATTGACGGATGGCGAAAGCAATGAAAACTCGGCAGAAGCGCAATTGCTGATTAGCTATTTGATGGTATTTCTCATCTACGGAACCACCTTGATTTATGGATTGCAAGTTATGAATGCGGTCATTGATGAAAAGTCGTCGCGGGTAATGGAAATTTTAATTTCTTCTGTGAAACCCTATCAGCTGATGGTGGGAAAAATTCTTGGCGTGGGATTGGTGGCTTTAACCCAATATTTTATTTGGATTTTGGCCGGTCTACTGTTTCTTTTTCCAGGTCTGGCGCAGCTTAGTCAGGTGCTTCACACCGATTTCAGCTTGCATTTTCCACCTGGCTTGGGATTTTTGTTCGTTGTTTTTTTTCTCATGGGTTATTTGATCTATGCCAGCATTTATGCCGCCATTGGCTCGGTTGTCGAGCACTCGCAGGACGCACAGCCATTGCAAACACCTGTGACGTTGTTAATCATCACTCCTGTGCTGTTGTTGTCATTTATTATGAAAACGCCAGATTCTATTGTGTCCATAATGCTTTCCATGGTGCCGTTTTTTTCGCCTATTTTGATGATTGCCCGTATGTCACTTGGTTATGTTCCTATGTGGCAAGTGGTGGGAAGTCTTGTTCTCATGAGCGCAACAATTATCAGCATTACGCTTGCCGCGGCTAAAATTTATCGAATTGGCGTGCTCATGTACGGAAAAAAGCCAAAACTCACGGAAATGTTGAAGTGGCTGCGTTATTCCTAA
- a CDS encoding response regulator: MRNGTLGLIRKFFLIDLLHDGKEIEEARKLFLINFVAIFAVLVLCGISSYSFLTGNVLVGSIDILTAIFISASLTYLRITGKQTVPLFIGLASIGSLYFYLFLTGGASNTGFLWYYTFPVFTIYLLGMRNGLFATMALFLPSFIYLIYSVSQPDSLYSLDFAVRFIPSVFCVFIFAYHFERTRANAYVKLEQKRLELEKMIEALVAKENELTKAHNELEIKIAERTQELQSSNEQLAKEVEERKNAEQDRQKLEEQLVRAEKMEAVGTLAGGIANHLNNLLSGIVTYPELLLNDLPPNSPLREPLMLIKSSGERAAEIVQDLLTLSRRGVTYKQNLNINQVVIEIFQSKEFERIKKHFPDVKFNCKLSHNLFNMKGSFLNLQRAITNLMSNAAESILNEGVVSVSTENRYVDSVIHSFEIIQEGEYVVIEVEDSGQGIPMEEHDRIFEPYYTVKNLGNTSIGLGLSLVWGIVKDHDGYIDVKSVPNKGSRFTLYFPAKRQEPAANIDVITPVMGNGESILIVDDISEQRLITKSILEKLGYDTLLVETGEAAVAFVRHHKVDLIILDMIMSPGMDGLDTFKEIRKINPKQKVLITSGHPSNPRVKEAQELGAGEYIKKPFSILAIGKAIREALMK, encoded by the coding sequence ATGCGAAACGGCACTTTAGGGCTTATTCGAAAGTTTTTTCTGATCGATCTACTTCATGACGGAAAAGAGATTGAAGAAGCCCGTAAATTATTTCTAATCAATTTTGTTGCGATTTTTGCCGTGCTGGTTTTGTGCGGCATTAGCAGCTATTCCTTTTTGACTGGCAATGTTTTAGTTGGCAGCATCGACATCCTTACTGCCATTTTCATCTCTGCAAGCCTAACGTATCTGCGAATCACAGGCAAACAAACCGTTCCACTTTTCATTGGCCTTGCTTCTATCGGAAGCCTTTACTTCTACCTTTTCCTAACTGGCGGCGCAAGCAATACCGGATTTTTATGGTATTACACTTTTCCTGTTTTTACCATTTATTTGTTAGGCATGAGAAACGGCCTTTTTGCAACCATGGCGCTGTTTCTACCATCCTTTATTTATTTAATTTATAGCGTTTCACAACCAGACTCGCTCTACTCACTTGATTTTGCGGTTCGCTTTATCCCATCCGTTTTTTGCGTGTTTATTTTTGCCTACCATTTTGAGCGCACGCGCGCAAATGCCTACGTCAAACTTGAACAAAAAAGGCTGGAGTTGGAGAAAATGATCGAGGCGCTTGTTGCAAAAGAAAATGAGCTCACCAAAGCACATAACGAACTTGAAATAAAAATTGCAGAGCGTACCCAAGAATTGCAATCATCAAATGAGCAGCTTGCCAAAGAAGTCGAAGAGCGCAAAAACGCCGAGCAAGATCGCCAAAAACTTGAAGAGCAACTGGTTCGTGCTGAAAAAATGGAAGCAGTGGGAACATTGGCTGGAGGAATTGCCAATCATTTGAACAACCTTTTAAGCGGGATTGTCACATATCCCGAGCTGCTGTTAAACGATTTGCCGCCAAATAGTCCACTTCGTGAGCCGCTTATGCTCATTAAAAGCTCCGGCGAGCGCGCGGCAGAAATCGTTCAAGATTTGCTCACGCTTTCCAGACGCGGCGTCACTTACAAGCAAAATCTGAATATCAATCAAGTCGTTATAGAAATTTTCCAAAGCAAAGAGTTTGAGCGGATCAAAAAGCATTTTCCGGACGTTAAGTTCAATTGCAAGCTTTCGCATAATTTATTCAACATGAAAGGCTCTTTTTTGAACCTTCAAAGAGCCATCACCAACTTGATGTCGAACGCCGCAGAATCGATTTTAAATGAAGGGGTTGTTTCTGTTTCAACCGAAAACCGGTATGTGGATTCGGTTATTCATAGTTTCGAGATTATTCAGGAAGGCGAGTATGTTGTTATCGAGGTTGAGGACAGTGGGCAAGGCATTCCGATGGAAGAGCACGATCGGATTTTTGAACCTTATTATACCGTCAAAAATCTTGGAAATACCAGCATTGGCTTGGGACTTTCGTTAGTTTGGGGTATCGTCAAAGATCATGACGGATACATCGATGTGAAAAGTGTCCCAAATAAAGGCTCTCGCTTCACGCTATACTTTCCCGCAAAGCGCCAAGAACCGGCTGCCAATATCGATGTTATCACCCCGGTCATGGGAAATGGCGAATCCATTTTAATTGTGGATGATATTAGCGAGCAGCGATTGATCACCAAAAGCATTTTGGAAAAACTTGGCTACGACACGCTTCTGGTAGAAACCGGCGAAGCGGCGGTTGCCTTTGTCCGGCATCACAAAGTCGATCTAATCATTTTAGACATGATCATGTCGCCAGGAATGGACGGACTGGATACGTTCAAGGAAATTAGAAAGATAAACCCCAAGCAAAAAGTGCTGATTACAAGCGGCCACCCATCTAATCCGCGCGTGAAAGAAGCGCAAGAACTCGGCGCTGGCGAGTATATCAAAAAGCCGTTTAGCATTTTAGCGATTGGAAAAGCTATTCGTGAAGCGCTGATGAAATAA
- a CDS encoding purine-nucleoside phosphorylase, protein MTDLRSKIEEAVQHIRKKTQEEYPIGIILGTGLGALAKEIEVDFSLEYGDIPFFPISTVESHQGRLLFGTLAGKRVVAMQGRFHFYEGYSMQQITFPVRVMKYLGVKNLFISNAAGGLNPMYRKGDIMIIDDHINMLGHNPLIGPNDSELGPRFPDMSEPYSKRVIELAEEVAMENKIKVHRGVYIALPGPNLETRAEYRMLRMLQADVVGMSTVPEVIAAVHQGTEVFGISIITDECFPESLQPVSIDEVVAAANQAEPKLTTILKTVIERI, encoded by the coding sequence ATGACCGATTTACGCTCAAAAATTGAAGAGGCTGTTCAGCATATTCGCAAGAAAACCCAAGAGGAATATCCGATTGGCATTATTCTTGGAACAGGTTTAGGGGCGCTTGCCAAAGAAATTGAAGTGGATTTCTCTCTTGAATATGGCGACATTCCGTTTTTCCCGATTTCAACGGTCGAATCTCATCAAGGCCGCTTGCTTTTTGGGACGCTTGCGGGAAAACGCGTGGTGGCTATGCAAGGTCGTTTTCATTTTTATGAAGGCTACTCGATGCAGCAAATTACGTTTCCGGTTCGCGTGATGAAATATCTTGGCGTCAAAAATCTGTTTATCTCCAATGCGGCAGGCGGTTTAAACCCGATGTATCGCAAAGGCGACATCATGATTATTGATGATCATATCAACATGTTGGGGCACAATCCACTGATCGGGCCAAACGATTCAGAACTTGGTCCACGTTTCCCTGATATGAGCGAGCCGTATTCAAAGCGTGTTATCGAGTTGGCGGAAGAAGTCGCGATGGAGAACAAAATCAAAGTTCATCGTGGTGTGTATATTGCACTTCCAGGGCCAAACTTAGAAACGCGTGCTGAATATCGGATGCTTCGCATGTTGCAAGCCGATGTGGTTGGCATGTCTACTGTTCCTGAAGTTATTGCGGCGGTGCATCAAGGCACGGAGGTGTTCGGTATTTCCATCATTACCGATGAGTGTTTCCCTGAATCGCTTCAGCCTGTGAGCATTGACGAAGTGGTTGCAGCTGCTAACCAAGCTGAACCGAAATTGACCACGATCTTGAAAACTGTAATCGAGCGGATTTAA